The DNA segment AGAACACCTATAAATGTGAAATGGAATGTGTCAGCTTAGTATGAACtgttaacataagaaagtaaCTTATGaacaattaaactaataacATTCACAAGCTATCATAATATAATTccaaggaaaaataaaatacggtTACAATAGTTATGACATATCTTCTTGCAAAGTGTCTAGGAAAGTAAGGAACCGTTCTTGCTAAGTGTTCAGAAAAAACTTCTGAGATTCTAGGAGCTACGCTGCCTTTGTTAGCTAGGATATCAAGTGCATCTAAGTGTAAAAACTGCGCCCCCCTACTAACTTACTTCTATCACATCTTGCCATAAAGCTTTATCTGGTATCCAACTTCTAGAGATTGCTCAAGCACTTTCTTTTGACATTCTTTTTTTGATTGGATTACAATTACTTGTGATTACctagattatatattatttttcaggtGACTACCTTAGAATCTGGCGTGCTGGTGAACCATACACACTATTTGAATGTGTACTAAACAACAACAAGAATTCAGACTTTTGTGCTCCCCTTACTTCTTTTGATTGGAATGAAGTTGACCCTAACCTGATTGGAACAAGTAGTATTGACACAACTTGTACTATTTGGGGCTTGGAGACAGGTCAAGTCCTGGGAAGGGTTAACGAGGTGTCAGGACATGTAAAGACACAGCTTATTGCTCACGATAAGGTATATTAAAGctttttttcaataaagcaaataatatatacaaaagtatGCACACAGTTCTTGCACTTTTCCAGGGTTTCTTATAGTCtagataaaattgtttgtCAGCAATAAGTCTGCCATTATCATGCTATTGTAGGTGTTGATAACCTTATGAAATGGTTAAGATGTTTcaccaaatatttttattattagaagtTGTATATATTCCAGGAAGTATATGACATAGCATTTAGTCGTGCTGGTGGTGGCCGAGATATGTTTGCGTCTGTAGGAGCTGATGGCTCTGTGAGAATGTTTGATCTGCGGCATTTGGAGCACTCAACTATTATATATGAGGTAATCATTTTACCTGAGTGGTTTCTATTTATTGTCTTAACTTGTAAATGCCTAAAAAGAAGTTAgttgtttttaacattttgtgGTGTTGTTGCTTATAACTGCGTAGCATTTTTTGTTTGAGTTTGCAAGGTCATTTTTTGTTACAGCTACTGTTTTGCTTTGctgttaaaagtttttaacaattgaaaatttcccaaatttacaacttatatttaaacacacatgatatgtgtattttaaatattttcagactTAATAGtacaaattgtaatagaataaaaagAATGAAGCTTCAAGTACATACTTAATTCTTTGCATGCAAATCAGTAATTTGGAAGATGACAGACCGTGACTTTGAAagcattaattattaatttttataaaactgagTTTCCAAATCCAATagactaatataaaaatctgattttttaatttgtcaaaTATTATTGTGAGAAATACAGCAAATGGATGTACcattaagtttattaagttGATTTCAAGTAAGTAAGTATTCCCATGCTGGAGCTAGAATGGAggagaataatattattttgattttcagGATCCCCAACACACTCCACTGCTACGATTGGCATGGAACAAGCAAGACCCTAACTACTTAGCAACTATTGCTATGGACGCGTGTGAGGTCATTATTTTGGATGTACGGGTTCCTTGTACCCCCGTAGCCAGATTGAACAACCATAGAGCCTGTGTCAATGGAATAGCATGGGCACCACAcaggtaattattataattatttaaatctttttacgTGGCAcatatagttttttataaattgtaagtgGTTCTTAGTTCTGAAGTAGAGCTATGCAGGGTGATTCTTCATCACTTACAATGCAGTTTAACTAGCAGCGTTTGTTATTTTGCTGGCAACCTaccaaattgttttattattccaCTGTAGAACTTACTacctattaatatttattcacgtCAAGTTAGTACTTGTATACATACAAACAGCTTCTTCGTAGTAGTAGgagctttttataatttattattttacactttCCTGTACACCAATTTACGCGggatatacatataaataaacaaactacaattaaaaattatttatttattagcttGGTAGTAAATATCTCAAATTTATTCTTCTTTCAGCTCCTGTCACATCTGCACAGCTGGTGATGACCACCAAGCATTGATCTGGGATATTCAACAAATGCCAAGAGCTATAGAGGACCCTATATTAGCCTACACCGCTGCTGAAGGAGAAGTAAATCAAATACAATGGGGTGCAACACAACCTGATTGGATAGCCATTTGCTACAACCGACATACTGAAATACTCAGGGTATAAGGTAGTCCAATAAAATCAACCCCatgcataaattaatttaatttgttaaggTCAAAGTCCTCTATGGCACCGTCAACTTTATGATTGGAATGGTGTGAATGGACTTCTTATGAAAACCTAAATCATTATATAAAGGATttcttagaaaataatttaaaataaattaattctaaaagtATTAATTCCTTTAGGTTTTTGGAACAGGTCTATTTAAACCATGTAAAGGTTTaactatttacaaaaacttacATTTCTTGTCTACTAAGAATCCACAGAAGAAGGTTATTTAGATTGAAATATACTACATTGATTTAAGTGCTAAAAAGATcttcaataaaacaatattgaaaattaagaAAAGACAGACATTTAgtctctttaaatattttttttttatgaatggggggaaatgcataatttattaccaaatatgaagcatttaaaaatgttacattttgATAAGACTTCAAAAACCAATTTATTAAAGTGTGTAAGTGTGTAATCAATTATGGgcgtaacaaatatttatgatactTATGTTTATGAAATTATCTAAGAATACTGCAAGTGAAGAGAGTATAATGTTCactgataaatataatattcagttTCAAGACAcacattttatgtaaatacataatagtaGAACATGTTTATGCAATAATAACAATTCCTTTACATAATTGAAGAAACATGTGTAAGACTGATTTCGGTGTTTgtgttataaatttttcaacATTTACATTGTGTGTAAGTATTACATTGATCATTGATCATAATGTATTACAAAAACTCagcttgtaaatatttaatcatgtTGCAATTAGATTTTTTGATATGATATTGTAGTGTACATGCAGgttgaaatttattataattgattttcaacaaatttttagtttgttttaaaaacaagatGAATTTTGGTTAGTTCTGCATaacttagaaaataatatggGATTATAAGTGAAGAATCTTTTCACTGTTAATAACATTTTCGACTGTTTTAACTAATTACAGTATTCTTATGTAGACCTCATGTCTTTTGGGTATCCCAATCTTTGTGAAAAAAATTTTGATGACTAGGTTTAACTTACAATAGCTTTCAGTTTACTATAAGATagattaagttatttataataattaccagAGGGAAACATTTCTTACTGTTTACTATTATGCAATAAAAGGTACCAAAATAGttagtcatttatttttattgattaccAATTGCTTTAATTTGCTCTTTGACCCAAAGAAAAttcttcataaattttaagtaaagaCTGGGGTGTGCGTGCCCTAAAGTCTTTTAATACAATGTGAAAATGTTCCATTCTTACAGCGGGACAATCCAAATCATTTTCTAATGCCTGTAGTGCTGCTTCATGACATAGTGCCTGTAATTCTGCACCTGAGAACCCCTCAGTTTTAGTGGCCACATAATGAGAATTAACATCATCACTGATGCTCATCTttgacaaaattatttcaattatttgcaATCTAGTTTCAAAGTCTGGTAATGGCACATAAATAAGT comes from the Pieris brassicae chromosome 4, ilPieBrab1.1, whole genome shotgun sequence genome and includes:
- the LOC123709132 gene encoding DDB1- and CUL4-associated factor 7, with product MSMPHSSSSTTSSSTKRKEIYKYQAPWPLYSMNWSVRPDKRFRLALGSFVEEYNNKVQIISLDEETSEFSAKSTFDHPYPTTKIMWIPDSKGVYPDLLATSGDYLRIWRAGEPYTLFECVLNNNKNSDFCAPLTSFDWNEVDPNLIGTSSIDTTCTIWGLETGQVLGRVNEVSGHVKTQLIAHDKEVYDIAFSRAGGGRDMFASVGADGSVRMFDLRHLEHSTIIYEDPQHTPLLRLAWNKQDPNYLATIAMDACEVIILDVRVPCTPVARLNNHRACVNGIAWAPHSSCHICTAGDDHQALIWDIQQMPRAIEDPILAYTAAEGEVNQIQWGATQPDWIAICYNRHTEILRV